Proteins from a genomic interval of Lathamus discolor isolate bLatDis1 chromosome 19, bLatDis1.hap1, whole genome shotgun sequence:
- the SNRPC gene encoding U1 small nuclear ribonucleoprotein C isoform X1 produces MPKFYCDYCDTYLTHDSPSVRKTHCSGRKHKENVKDYYQKWMEEQAQSLIDKTIAAAFQQGKIPPTPFSAPPPAGAMIPPPPSIPGPPRPGMMPAPHMGGPPMMPMMGPPPPGMMPVGPAPGMRPPMGGHMPMMPGPPMMRPPSRPMMVPTRPGMTRPDR; encoded by the exons ATGCCGAA GTTTTACTGTGATTACTGCGATACGTACCTCACCCATGACTCG CCCTCCGTGAGAAAAACCCACTGCAGTGGCCGAAAACACAAAGAGAATGTGAAAGACTACTATCAGAAATGGATGGAGGAGCAAGCTCAGAGCCTGATTGACAAAACAA TAGCGGCTGCCTTCCAGCAAGGAAAAATCCCACCTACCCCGTTCTCGGCACCACCTCCCGCAGGAGCCATGATACCACCTCCTCCCAGCATCC CTGGCCCCCCGAGACCCGGCATGATGCCGGCCCCTCATATGGGTGGGCCACCAATGATGCCAATGATGGGCCCACCCCCACCAGGAATGATGCCAGTTGGACCTG CTCCAGGGATGAGGCCTCCAATGGGTGGACACATGCCAATGATGCCAGGGCCCCCAATGATGAGACCACCCTCCAGGCCCATGATGGTGCCAACCAGGCCAGGAATGACCCGTCCAGACAGATAA
- the SNRPC gene encoding U1 small nuclear ribonucleoprotein C isoform X2: protein MPKFYCDYCDTYLTHDSPSVRKTHCSGRKHKENVKDYYQKWMEEQAQSLIDKTTAAFQQGKIPPTPFSAPPPAGAMIPPPPSIPGPPRPGMMPAPHMGGPPMMPMMGPPPPGMMPVGPAPGMRPPMGGHMPMMPGPPMMRPPSRPMMVPTRPGMTRPDR, encoded by the exons ATGCCGAA GTTTTACTGTGATTACTGCGATACGTACCTCACCCATGACTCG CCCTCCGTGAGAAAAACCCACTGCAGTGGCCGAAAACACAAAGAGAATGTGAAAGACTACTATCAGAAATGGATGGAGGAGCAAGCTCAGAGCCTGATTGACAAAACAA CGGCTGCCTTCCAGCAAGGAAAAATCCCACCTACCCCGTTCTCGGCACCACCTCCCGCAGGAGCCATGATACCACCTCCTCCCAGCATCC CTGGCCCCCCGAGACCCGGCATGATGCCGGCCCCTCATATGGGTGGGCCACCAATGATGCCAATGATGGGCCCACCCCCACCAGGAATGATGCCAGTTGGACCTG CTCCAGGGATGAGGCCTCCAATGGGTGGACACATGCCAATGATGCCAGGGCCCCCAATGATGAGACCACCCTCCAGGCCCATGATGGTGCCAACCAGGCCAGGAATGACCCGTCCAGACAGATAA